The following coding sequences are from one Rutidosis leptorrhynchoides isolate AG116_Rl617_1_P2 chromosome 11, CSIRO_AGI_Rlap_v1, whole genome shotgun sequence window:
- the LOC139874504 gene encoding uncharacterized protein, producing MAGHEIEDMNINFKESFIKSIGDGSSTLFWDETWVGGEKLKLLFPRLYRLEAKKDVLLCDQVNMKSKTLMFNWEWLRAPYGRTKVEKLTGLIEEKAFEINNLNCETMRNNFVPKKLEVFVWRAVQGRIPVRVELDNRGIDLHSVRCPMCDDDLETASHSLVFCKEAMEVWDKVFAWWGFGNMSNLSLNEICRSNCPSSTSNFGKKLWQAVEWVCSYLIWKNRNNMIFREKKWVSSVGLNEIQIKSFEWISKRSKGRRLDWLTWLNDPSMYLRLV from the exons ATGGCAGGTCACGAGATTGAAGATATGAACATAAACTTTAAAGAGTCCTTCATCAAATCAATTGGAGATGGTTCTTCAACACTTTTTTGGGACGAAACTTGGGTCGGGGGAGAAAAACTAAAGCTGTTGTTCCCAAGGTTATATCGGTTAGAAGCAAAGAAGGATGTGCTGTTATGCGATCAAGTCAACATGAAGTCAAAAACGTTGATGTTTAATTGGGAATGGTTACGGGCTCCGTATGGTAGAACAAAAG TTGAAAAACTCACTGGTCTTATTGAGGAAAAAGCATTTGAAATCAATAATCTTAATTGTGAGACAATGAGAAATAATTTTGTTCCAAAGAAACTAGAAGTGTTCGTGTGGCGTGCGGTTCAAGGTCGTATTCCGGTTAGGGTGGAGCTTGATAATCGAGGGATAGATCTTCACTCCGTAAGATGTCCGATGTGCGATGATGATTTGGAGACCGCATCCCACTCTTTAGTCTTTTGCAAAGAAGCTATGGAGGTTTGGGATAAGGTCTTTGCGTGGTGGGGATTTGGTAATATGTCGAATTTAAGCTTAAACGAAATCTGTCGCAGTAACTGTCCGAGTTCTACTTCAAATTTTGGTAAAAAGTTATGGCAAGCCGTCGAATGGGTCTGCTCATACTTAATTTGGAAGAATAGGAACAACATGATTTTTCGAGAAAAAAAATGGGTCTCTTCGGTCGGAttgaatgaaattcaaatcaaATCTTTTGAATGGATTTCAAAAAGATCAAAAGGGCGTCGTCTTGATTGGCTTACTTGGCTAAATGATCCTAGTATGTATCTTAGACTAGTTTAA
- the LOC139876809 gene encoding large ribosomal subunit protein uL16, which translates to MGRRPARCYRQIKNKPYPKSRYCRGVPDPKIRIYDVGMKKKGVDEFPFCVHLVSWEKENVSSEALEAARIACNKYMTKFAGKDAFHLRVRVHPFHVLRINKMLSCAGADRLQTGMRGAFGKPQGVCARVSIGQVLLSVRCKDGNSQHAQEALRRAKFKFPGRQKIIVSRKWGFTKFSRTDYLQWKSENRIMNDGVNAKLLGCHGPLANRQPGRAFLDAVA; encoded by the exons ATGGGAAGAA GACCAGCTCGGTGTTATCGTCAGATCAAAAACAAACCATATCCAAAATCCCGATACTGTCGTGGTGTACCCGATCCCAAAATCCGAATCTACGATGTCGGGATGAAGAAAAAAGGCGTCGACGAGTTCCCGTTTTGCGTGCATTTAGTCAGTTGGGAAAAAGAAAATGTGTCTAGTGAAGCACTCGAAGCTGCACGTATTGCATGCAACAAGTACATGACTAAATTTGCTGGAAAAGATGCTTTTCATTTGCGGGTCCGGGTTCACCCGTTTCATGTGCTTCGTATTAACAAGATGTTGTCGTGTGCTGGGGCTGATAGGCTTCAAACTGGTATGCGAGGTGCGTTTGGTAAACCGCAAGGTGTGTGTGCTCGTGTTAGTATTGGTCAGGTTCTTTTATCGGTTAGATGTAAAGATGGGAATAGTCAACATGCTCAAGAGGCACTTCGTCGTGCTAAATTTAAGTTTCCCGGTCGTCAAAAGATTATTGTCAGTAGGAAATG GGGGTTTACTAAGTTCAGCCGTACTGACTATCTCCAGTGGAAGTCTGAGAACCGTATTATGAATGATGGTGTTAATGCTAAG CTTCTTGGATGTCACGGACCCCTTGCAAATCGCCAACCTGGAAGAGCTTTCCTAGACGCTGTTGCATAA
- the LOC139874506 gene encoding uncharacterized protein gives MCDCVIGIHGILKHTNEVINIINVCGPHDDAKKIKLWDKLSSMLEGKENEAWIICGDFNEVREESDRFNCEFLEYRARRFNDFIASNSLMEIPLGGRNFTRVSDDGVKFSKLDRFLVSDKCHFIWSDLTAVALERKFSDHCPIVLKDDERNFGPKPFKVFDAWFTDEGVDKLVQDAWKISVPEIQRKDCMFRNHLKNVKNALKDWSYNNLKGIDGDIEALKSVAINLELKAESMLLDDTEQALWKELRKKWLEKERLKTEMLKQKARIKWVIEGDEKQSTSTH, from the coding sequence ATGTGTGATTGTGTTATTGGCATTCATGGTATTCTAAAGCATACAAATGAGGTAATTAATATAATAAATGTTTGTGGTCCCCATGATGATGCCAAAAAAATCAAACTATGGGATAAATTGAGTAGTATGTTAGAAGGAAAAGAAAATGAAGCTTGGATAATTTGTGGCGATTTTAACGAAGTTAGAGAAGAATCCGATAGGTTCAATTGCGAATTCCTTGAATACAGGGCTAGAAGATTTAATGATTTTATTGCAAGTAATAGTCTGATGGAAATTCCATTGGGTGGGCGAAATTTTACTCGAGTTAGCGATGATGGGGTTAAATTTAGTAAGCTTGATAGGTTCCTAGTTTCCGATAAATGTCATTTTATATGGAGTGATCTAACCGCAGTTGCTTTAGAAAGAAAATTTTCGGACCATTGTCCTATTGTATTAAAAGATGATGAGAGAAATTTTGGACCAAAACCATTCAAGGTGTTCGATGCTTGGTTTACTGATGAGGGTGTTGATAAGCTTGTTCAAGATGCTTGGAAAATTTCGGTCCCTGAGATTCAACGTAAGGATTGTATGTTCAGAAATCATCTTAAAAATGTTAAAAATGCGCTAAAGGATTGGAGTTATAACAATTTGAAAGGTATTGATGGGGATATTGAGGCTTTGAAAAGTGTTGCGATTAACTTAGAATTAAAGGCAGAAAGCATGTTATTAGATGATACAGAACAGGCCTTGTGGAAAGAATTAAGAAAAAAATGGTTAGAAAAGGAGAGGCTGAAAACGGAGATGTTAAAACAGAAAGCTCGCATTAAATGGGTGATAGAAGGCGACGAAAAACAAAGTACTTCCACTCACTAA